In Lacibacter sp. H375, one DNA window encodes the following:
- a CDS encoding multicopper oxidase domain-containing protein, with product MKPIYSLLAVIFFVMQTSAQHGMQKATTAKEPFMTRNGNKIVYHLYVTDTIVNYTGKKAKGVAINGTIPAPTLHFTEGDTAEIHVHNKMHMETSIHWHGLILPNEQDGVPYLTTAPIKDHSTHIFRFPIVQHGTYWYHSHTMLQEQSGMYGAIVIHEKEKQAIAEEVVLLSDWTNENPNQVERSLHYATDWYAIKKKATQDYLQALKEKRLGVKITNEWKRMLAMDVSDVYYDALFTNGKISEEKKQYKAGDRVRLRIINGSSSTYFWVQFAGGEMSVIANDGAEVEPVEVDRFIVGVSETYDVMVTIPEDGSYELLSTSEDRTRSTSLWLGNGAKHAAGAMPRLKYFEGMKMMNDMMNMDGSMNDMDMNMSLQQMDMNTVMYPEIVDSNKSIVTLNYAMLKAPKKTTLPEGPVRELKFELTGNMTRYVWTMDNKTISESDKIMIKQGENIRIILTNNSMMRHPMHLHGHFFRTLNGQGEYSPLKTVLDIMPMETDTIEFHASEKYGDWYFHCHILYHMMSGMGRIFTYENTPPNPQLPDPKKALKKVYHDDRRMYFSAQVGLESTGSDGEIMYSNTRWMLQNEWRLGLTAAKGFENELHIGRLIGRNQWLMPYIGFDWRYRKHGEAEKNLFGQVNTKDKRGVVCFGFQYTLPMMVRADARIDTEGKLRVQLGREDIPVSSRLRFNFMANSDKEYMAGFRYILTKYISLSTHYDSDMGLGGGLTITY from the coding sequence ATGAAACCGATCTACAGTCTTTTGGCGGTCATCTTTTTTGTAATGCAAACAAGCGCTCAGCATGGCATGCAAAAGGCAACAACTGCAAAAGAGCCGTTCATGACCAGAAACGGCAACAAGATTGTTTATCACTTGTATGTAACCGATACAATTGTTAATTACACAGGTAAGAAGGCGAAAGGCGTTGCAATTAACGGAACCATTCCGGCACCAACCCTTCATTTTACTGAAGGCGACACTGCTGAAATTCATGTGCACAACAAGATGCATATGGAAACATCTATTCATTGGCACGGATTGATCTTACCGAACGAACAGGATGGAGTTCCCTATTTAACAACAGCACCTATTAAAGACCACAGCACACATATTTTCCGTTTCCCCATTGTGCAGCATGGTACCTATTGGTATCATTCGCACACCATGTTGCAGGAACAGAGCGGTATGTATGGTGCGATTGTTATTCATGAAAAAGAAAAACAAGCGATAGCTGAAGAAGTAGTGTTGCTGAGCGATTGGACAAATGAAAACCCCAACCAGGTAGAACGTTCACTTCATTATGCAACAGATTGGTATGCCATAAAAAAGAAAGCAACACAGGATTATCTGCAGGCGTTGAAAGAAAAAAGACTCGGTGTAAAAATCACAAACGAATGGAAACGCATGCTTGCAATGGATGTAAGTGATGTGTATTATGACGCACTGTTCACCAACGGAAAAATATCAGAAGAAAAGAAACAATACAAAGCAGGTGACAGAGTTCGGCTACGTATTATCAACGGGAGTTCATCAACCTATTTCTGGGTGCAGTTTGCAGGAGGAGAGATGAGTGTTATTGCAAATGATGGTGCTGAAGTAGAGCCGGTGGAAGTAGATCGCTTTATTGTGGGTGTTTCCGAAACTTATGATGTAATGGTTACAATTCCTGAAGATGGCAGCTATGAGTTACTATCAACATCTGAAGATCGTACAAGAAGTACATCTCTTTGGTTAGGCAACGGAGCAAAACATGCAGCCGGTGCAATGCCACGACTCAAATACTTCGAAGGTATGAAGATGATGAACGACATGATGAATATGGATGGCAGTATGAATGACATGGATATGAACATGAGTTTGCAGCAGATGGATATGAATACGGTAATGTATCCTGAAATTGTTGACAGTAATAAATCCATTGTTACACTAAACTACGCCATGCTGAAAGCGCCGAAGAAAACAACATTACCCGAAGGCCCCGTTCGTGAATTGAAGTTTGAACTTACCGGCAACATGACAAGATATGTTTGGACAATGGATAATAAAACCATTTCTGAGTCGGATAAAATAATGATCAAGCAAGGTGAAAACATCCGTATTATTTTAACCAACAATTCCATGATGCGTCACCCCATGCATCTACATGGACATTTTTTCCGCACACTAAACGGTCAAGGTGAATATTCTCCACTAAAAACCGTACTTGATATTATGCCAATGGAAACAGATACCATTGAGTTTCATGCATCAGAAAAATATGGCGATTGGTATTTTCATTGCCACATCCTTTATCACATGATGAGTGGCATGGGTCGAATATTTACCTATGAGAACACACCTCCTAATCCACAATTACCCGATCCTAAGAAAGCATTGAAAAAAGTGTATCATGATGACCGTCGTATGTATTTTTCAGCACAGGTTGGTTTGGAAAGCACGGGCAGCGATGGAGAGATCATGTATTCCAATACACGATGGATGCTGCAGAACGAATGGCGTTTGGGATTAACTGCAGCAAAAGGATTTGAAAATGAATTACACATTGGTAGGTTGATTGGACGTAACCAATGGCTGATGCCTTATATCGGATTCGACTGGCGCTATCGTAAACATGGAGAAGCTGAGAAGAATCTTTTCGGGCAAGTGAATACAAAAGATAAACGTGGAGTTGTTTGTTTTGGTTTTCAATATACGTTGCCTATGATGGTAAGAGCTGATGCAAGGATTGACACGGAAGGAAAGTTGCGTGTGCAATTAGGCAGAGAAGATATCCCTGTCAGCAGCAGGTTACGTTTCAACTTTATGGCGAACAGTGATAAAGAGTACATGGCTGGATTCAGGTATATCTTAACGAAATACATTTCTCTTTCCACGCACTATGATAGTGATATGGGATTAGGCGGAGGATTGACGATAACTTATTAG
- a CDS encoding DUF3347 domain-containing protein has protein sequence MKSLFLALAVFICTVAAAQSKSVSAVLNAYYKLKNELVAGNSSVSAAAAAELKSAIEAVNNSNASAAEVKAFDPVKQKLQADASSVAASNDINKQRELFSSMSNNMISLAKAIKMSDQEIYVDYCSMKKSYWLSADKAIRNPYYGNKMLTCGNVKETIKQ, from the coding sequence ATGAAATCATTGTTCCTTGCACTTGCTGTTTTCATTTGTACTGTGGCAGCAGCACAAAGCAAGTCAGTTTCCGCAGTATTAAATGCCTACTACAAACTAAAGAATGAACTTGTTGCCGGCAACAGCTCAGTATCAGCCGCTGCTGCAGCAGAGCTTAAATCAGCTATTGAGGCTGTAAATAATTCAAACGCTTCTGCTGCAGAAGTAAAAGCATTTGATCCGGTGAAACAAAAACTTCAAGCCGATGCATCTTCGGTTGCAGCATCAAACGACATCAATAAACAAAGGGAATTATTCTCTTCAATGTCAAATAACATGATCAGTCTTGCAAAAGCAATCAAAATGTCAGATCAAGAAATTTATGTCGATTACTGTTCTATGAAGAAATCTTATTGGTTAAGTGCAGATAAAGCTATCAGGAATCCATACTATGGAAACAAAATGCTTACCTGTGGAAACGTAAAAGAAACGATTAAACAGTAA
- a CDS encoding heavy-metal-associated domain-containing protein produces the protein MDALTFKTNIKCSGCIAKATPFLDQVAGKDNWEVDITNPDKILRIETDEAITTSDIIKAVTEAGYKAEAIQQ, from the coding sequence ATGGACGCATTAACATTCAAAACAAACATCAAGTGCTCAGGCTGTATTGCAAAAGCAACTCCTTTTCTTGATCAGGTAGCGGGCAAGGATAATTGGGAAGTGGACATTACGAATCCTGATAAGATCCTTCGTATTGAAACAGATGAGGCAATCACTACCAGCGACATCATTAAAGCAGTTACAGAAGCTGGCTACAAAGCCGAAGCTATTCAACAGTAA
- a CDS encoding helix-turn-helix transcriptional regulator — MSVILHIKNMVCDRCVMVVRQQFDELQLSYKNIQLGQVELSEEPDTAQVEKLRAMLQQQGFELLDDKKAKTVDRIKTVIVSLIHGKDADEFNLKLSAMLEEKIGMDYHYLSSLFSSVEGITIEKYAILQRIEKVKELLMYDEKNLSEIAYEMGYSSTQHLSQQFKKVTGLTPSHFKQLKENKRKPLDKITE, encoded by the coding sequence ATGTCTGTAATTCTGCATATAAAAAACATGGTGTGCGACCGATGTGTTATGGTTGTAAGGCAGCAATTTGATGAATTGCAGCTTTCCTACAAAAACATTCAATTGGGCCAGGTGGAACTGAGTGAGGAACCAGACACAGCACAAGTGGAAAAACTACGGGCCATGTTGCAGCAACAGGGATTTGAGTTACTGGACGATAAGAAAGCGAAGACCGTAGATCGTATTAAAACAGTTATTGTATCGCTCATACATGGTAAAGATGCGGATGAATTCAACCTGAAATTATCCGCTATGCTGGAAGAAAAGATTGGCATGGATTACCATTACCTCAGCAGCCTGTTTTCATCAGTAGAAGGTATTACAATTGAAAAGTATGCCATTCTTCAACGCATTGAAAAAGTCAAAGAATTGCTGATGTATGATGAAAAAAACCTCAGTGAAATTGCCTATGAGATGGGGTACAGCAGCACACAGCATCTGTCGCAGCAGTTTAAAAAAGTAACAGGTTTAACCCCATCGCATTTCAAGCAACTGAAAGAAAACAAACGCAAACCTCTCGACAAGATCACAGAATAA
- a CDS encoding AraC family transcriptional regulator: MQQTVFIKGMVCNRCITTVTQELKNLGIELDEVNLGEVKFAVQAPFTDYEGLNKKLAPLGFSVLENKRRKLVKEVKQIVADVYSGEFDFPHHFRFSDLLAQKLGKDYDFISQQFSAEEGTTIEKFVIEYRIEKIKELLVYTSLTLADISFQLGFSSVAHLSRQFKQQTGLNPSHFKAMRQSRG, translated from the coding sequence ATGCAACAAACAGTTTTTATTAAAGGAATGGTTTGCAACCGCTGCATTACCACCGTTACACAGGAACTAAAGAATCTGGGTATTGAACTGGACGAAGTAAACCTGGGTGAAGTGAAGTTTGCTGTACAAGCCCCGTTTACAGATTATGAAGGGCTTAACAAGAAGCTTGCACCGCTCGGGTTTAGTGTTTTGGAAAATAAACGCAGAAAACTCGTTAAAGAAGTAAAGCAGATTGTCGCCGATGTATATTCAGGTGAGTTTGACTTCCCGCATCATTTTCGGTTTTCTGATCTGCTGGCACAAAAGCTGGGTAAAGATTACGATTTCATCAGTCAGCAGTTCTCAGCTGAGGAGGGTACAACAATTGAAAAATTCGTTATTGAATATCGTATTGAAAAGATCAAAGAATTGTTGGTGTACACATCGCTTACGTTGGCAGATATTTCTTTTCAACTTGGGTTCAGCAGCGTTGCACATTTGTCCCGCCAGTTTAAACAACAAACAGGATTAAATCCATCTCATTTTAAAGCGATGCGGCAAAGCCGGGGATGA
- a CDS encoding heavy metal translocating P-type ATPase → MEQETINKKSVSAKTKNKTLVKETFPVLEMTCAACAVSVESMLKSVEGVKDAGVNFANQDAWVEYDSAIATPEQFQETIRSIGYDIIIEKENQDEIKEAAQQKHYEAVKQRTIWSSVLSVPVVIIGMFFMDMPYGNYIMMALATPVVFYFGRSFFVNAWKQARHGKANMDTLVALSTGIAWLFSVFNTFFPEFWHARGLHAHVYFEAAAVVVAFISLGKMLEEKAKSNTSSAIKKLMGLQPKTVTLMLEDGHTQELPVSQVKKNFILLVKPGEKIPVDGEVTGGESFVDESMITGEPIPVEKNAGDKVFAGTINQKGSFRFRAEKVGAETLLSQIIKMVQEAQGSKAPVQKLVDKIAGIFVPIVIGISILTFIAWMLFGGENAFTHALLTAVTVLVIACPCALGLATPTAIMVGVGKGAEHNILIKDAESLELAHKVDAIILDKTGTITEGKPEVSDAMFAENIDIKQLKSILLSIEMQSEHPLAEAVVRFFQKERITPVALQQIESITGKGVAALYNGKQYFVGNAKLLQDNAIAISEQFIARTNELQQQAKTVIAFAENKTVVAVIAIADKIKESSKAAVESLQKKGIEVYMLTGDNKQTAAAIAKEVGLKEYKAEVMPADKAAFVQMLQQQGKVVAMVGDGINDSHALAQADVSIAMGKGSDIAMDVAKMTLITSDLTSIPKALSLSRKTVNTIKQNLFWAFIYNLIGIPIAAGVLYPINGFLLDPMIAGAAMALSSVSVVSNSLRLKYSSLT, encoded by the coding sequence ATGGAACAAGAAACTATTAATAAGAAATCTGTTTCAGCAAAAACAAAAAATAAAACACTTGTGAAAGAGACATTTCCCGTTCTTGAAATGACTTGTGCAGCCTGCGCTGTAAGTGTTGAATCAATGCTGAAATCAGTTGAAGGGGTTAAAGATGCCGGGGTAAATTTTGCCAACCAGGATGCATGGGTTGAATATGATTCTGCAATTGCTACACCTGAACAATTCCAGGAAACTATCCGTTCAATTGGTTACGATATTATTATCGAAAAAGAAAATCAAGATGAGATAAAAGAAGCTGCACAGCAAAAACATTATGAGGCAGTGAAGCAACGTACCATCTGGTCGTCTGTTTTATCAGTGCCTGTTGTTATTATCGGTATGTTCTTTATGGATATGCCTTATGGCAATTATATTATGATGGCACTCGCCACGCCGGTTGTGTTTTATTTCGGCAGAAGTTTTTTTGTAAATGCATGGAAACAGGCCCGTCATGGAAAAGCGAATATGGATACCCTGGTTGCTTTAAGTACAGGTATTGCCTGGCTCTTTAGTGTCTTTAATACGTTTTTCCCGGAATTTTGGCATGCACGTGGCTTGCATGCACATGTTTACTTTGAAGCCGCTGCCGTGGTAGTTGCATTTATATCGCTTGGAAAAATGCTGGAAGAAAAAGCAAAGTCAAACACATCATCTGCTATCAAAAAATTAATGGGTCTTCAGCCAAAAACAGTTACGTTGATGCTGGAAGATGGTCATACACAGGAATTACCCGTGAGCCAGGTGAAAAAGAATTTTATCTTATTAGTAAAGCCTGGAGAGAAAATTCCCGTTGATGGTGAAGTTACAGGAGGTGAATCTTTTGTTGATGAGAGTATGATTACCGGTGAACCAATACCTGTTGAAAAGAATGCAGGCGATAAAGTATTTGCAGGAACCATAAACCAAAAAGGAAGTTTTCGCTTTCGTGCAGAAAAAGTTGGAGCAGAAACATTGCTTTCGCAGATCATTAAAATGGTGCAGGAAGCGCAGGGGAGTAAAGCTCCGGTACAAAAGCTGGTTGATAAAATTGCGGGCATCTTTGTGCCCATTGTAATCGGTATTTCTATTCTCACTTTTATTGCATGGATGTTGTTTGGTGGCGAAAATGCATTTACACATGCATTGTTAACTGCAGTTACAGTGTTGGTGATTGCCTGTCCTTGTGCGTTGGGTTTAGCTACGCCCACTGCTATAATGGTTGGTGTGGGTAAAGGCGCTGAACATAATATTCTTATTAAAGATGCAGAGAGTTTAGAGCTTGCACATAAAGTGGATGCAATTATTTTAGACAAAACAGGTACCATTACTGAAGGCAAACCTGAAGTGAGTGACGCAATGTTTGCTGAGAATATTGACATAAAGCAGCTGAAGTCTATTTTATTGTCAATTGAAATGCAATCGGAACATCCGCTTGCAGAAGCAGTGGTGCGTTTCTTTCAAAAAGAAAGGATCACTCCTGTTGCGTTGCAGCAAATAGAAAGTATTACCGGTAAAGGTGTAGCTGCTTTATATAACGGCAAACAATACTTTGTTGGTAATGCTAAATTGCTGCAGGATAATGCCATTGCCATTAGTGAGCAGTTTATTGCACGCACCAATGAATTGCAGCAGCAGGCAAAAACGGTGATTGCTTTTGCAGAGAATAAAACAGTAGTAGCGGTTATTGCAATTGCTGATAAAATAAAAGAAAGTTCAAAGGCTGCTGTTGAAAGTTTACAGAAAAAAGGTATTGAAGTGTATATGCTTACAGGAGATAATAAGCAAACAGCAGCTGCTATTGCAAAAGAAGTTGGATTGAAAGAATATAAAGCAGAAGTAATGCCGGCAGACAAAGCCGCATTTGTACAGATGCTGCAACAGCAAGGCAAAGTAGTTGCAATGGTGGGCGATGGTATTAACGATAGCCATGCATTGGCACAGGCCGACGTAAGTATTGCCATGGGTAAAGGGAGTGATATTGCAATGGATGTTGCAAAGATGACTTTGATTACTTCCGATCTTACCAGTATTCCTAAGGCTTTAAGTCTTTCCAGGAAAACAGTAAATACGATTAAGCAAAACTTATTCTGGGCCTTTATTTATAATCTTATCGGTATACCAATTGCTGCCGGTGTATTGTATCCCATCAATGGATTCTTGCTTGATCCAATGATTGCAGGAGCTGCCATGGCATTAAGCAGTGTAAGTGTGGTGAGCAACAGTTTACGTTTGAAATATTCATCTTTAACTTGA
- a CDS encoding zinc-binding dehydrogenase — protein MKAVQFQSKDIPLAVSEVEKPFPGKREVLIQLHYAALNHLDLWIWQEKVLDRAVISGSDGSGIVIAVGEEADTSLIGKEVVINPSMYWGDDSRFFGESYQILGNPTNGTFAEYIKIDQSFVYEKPPHLSLKEAAAIPLAALTAYRALFTKAKITASDTVLITGIGGGAALFLLQMAVSAGAVVYVTSSSEKKITQAIELGAAGGFNYKDADWVHNAKNSIGGFDVIVDSAGGNGFASLTEVAKPAARIILFGRTAGDINHLKPSVIFNKQLLISGTMMGTHEEFRAMLNYYSEHKLYPTIDRIFSLSEINEAADYMHSGEHFGKILLSVI, from the coding sequence GTGAAAGCTGTACAATTTCAATCAAAAGATATTCCGCTTGCTGTATCTGAAGTAGAAAAGCCATTTCCTGGTAAACGTGAGGTGCTTATTCAGTTACATTATGCGGCATTGAATCATTTGGATTTATGGATCTGGCAGGAAAAAGTTCTGGATAGGGCTGTGATATCTGGTTCAGACGGTAGTGGAATCGTAATAGCTGTAGGCGAAGAAGCCGACACTTCACTAATAGGTAAGGAGGTAGTGATCAATCCCAGTATGTATTGGGGTGATGATAGTCGTTTCTTCGGTGAATCTTACCAGATTTTGGGAAATCCAACTAACGGAACATTCGCAGAGTACATAAAAATTGATCAATCTTTTGTGTATGAAAAACCTCCTCACTTATCTTTAAAAGAAGCAGCTGCAATTCCATTGGCTGCTCTGACTGCCTACCGGGCATTGTTTACGAAAGCTAAAATTACAGCCAGTGATACCGTATTAATTACCGGTATTGGCGGTGGTGCTGCTTTGTTTTTATTACAGATGGCTGTTTCTGCAGGTGCTGTGGTTTATGTTACATCTTCTTCGGAAAAGAAAATAACCCAGGCAATTGAGTTAGGTGCTGCCGGTGGCTTTAATTATAAAGATGCTGACTGGGTTCATAATGCAAAAAATAGTATTGGTGGTTTTGATGTAATTGTAGATAGTGCCGGTGGTAACGGTTTTGCATCACTTACTGAGGTTGCCAAGCCTGCTGCAAGAATTATTCTTTTTGGCAGAACAGCCGGTGATATCAATCATCTTAAACCATCAGTTATTTTTAATAAGCAGTTGCTGATCTCAGGAACAATGATGGGCACTCATGAAGAATTTAGAGCGATGCTTAATTATTATTCTGAACATAAATTATATCCAACAATAGATAGAATCTTTTCGCTAAGTGAGATAAACGAAGCTGCTGATTATATGCACTCAGGAGAACATTTTGGCAAGATCTTGCTTTCGGTCATATAA
- a CDS encoding heavy metal transport/detoxification protein, translating into MELITFKTNISSEKALQRVAPLLNNAVGSANWQLDIMGTEKKLMVYSPGVINEMKVIDAVHKAGFYAVNIEDFYAIF; encoded by the coding sequence ATGGAACTCATTACTTTTAAAACCAACATCAGCAGTGAGAAAGCGCTGCAAAGGGTTGCTCCATTGTTAAACAATGCGGTTGGATCTGCTAACTGGCAATTGGATATTATGGGCACCGAAAAAAAACTGATGGTTTATTCTCCCGGCGTCATAAATGAAATGAAGGTGATAGATGCAGTGCACAAGGCAGGTTTTTATGCCGTTAATATCGAAGACTTTTATGCCATTTTCTAA
- a CDS encoding efflux RND transporter periplasmic adaptor subunit yields MQVNFLKSISMVLFIAISAIACSSKASGDKQTNKTAAIVPALPVDVKIVAAANIDQSEVVAGSIVANRVVDITGELPKKISMVLFKDGSFVEAGQALYKLQDSDIKARIRQLDAEMNLAVINEKRLSELLRTESVRREEYDVALARLQSLQAQKELLEVELSKTVIKAPFSGLIGISKVFTGSFVTPGVPLVSLVEQQVMKIQFSVSEKYISVVKPGSKIYFTTELNSQMATAVVVSTEASLDAQSRNIIVQAQFSNAGNKYKPGMSARVSFSTSGKNEKSIMLPTEALIPGGNGYSVFVVRNGVAKLIPVVIGNRNESEAVIKSGLQPGDSVMISNTLRAADGTPVAVVSHK; encoded by the coding sequence ATGCAAGTCAATTTTTTGAAATCAATCAGTATGGTGCTGTTTATTGCAATTTCAGCAATAGCCTGTTCATCAAAAGCATCAGGCGATAAGCAAACGAACAAAACCGCAGCAATTGTACCGGCTTTACCGGTAGATGTAAAGATTGTTGCAGCTGCTAATATTGATCAGAGCGAAGTGGTTGCAGGTTCAATTGTTGCAAACCGTGTTGTGGACATTACCGGCGAGTTGCCAAAGAAAATCAGCATGGTGTTATTTAAAGACGGAAGCTTTGTAGAAGCCGGGCAAGCCCTGTATAAATTACAGGACAGTGATATTAAAGCACGTATTCGGCAGCTGGATGCAGAAATGAATCTTGCAGTCATTAATGAAAAGCGGTTGAGCGAATTGTTAAGAACGGAAAGTGTTCGCCGGGAAGAGTATGATGTTGCACTCGCACGTTTACAATCATTGCAGGCTCAAAAAGAATTGCTTGAGGTTGAGTTATCGAAAACAGTGATCAAAGCTCCGTTTTCAGGACTTATTGGAATCAGCAAAGTATTTACGGGATCATTTGTAACACCGGGTGTACCATTGGTAAGCCTGGTGGAGCAACAGGTAATGAAAATTCAATTCAGTGTTTCTGAAAAATATATATCTGTTGTTAAGCCCGGCAGTAAAATTTATTTCACTACAGAGTTGAATAGCCAAATGGCTACTGCTGTTGTTGTATCAACAGAGGCTTCACTTGATGCTCAATCTCGAAATATCATAGTACAGGCACAATTCTCAAATGCAGGTAATAAATACAAACCAGGTATGTCTGCACGGGTGTCGTTCAGTACATCAGGCAAAAACGAAAAGAGTATTATGCTTCCAACTGAAGCATTGATTCCAGGAGGTAATGGCTACAGTGTGTTTGTAGTCAGGAATGGAGTTGCAAAACTTATTCCCGTAGTAATCGGTAACAGGAATGAAAGTGAAGCTGTGATTAAATCCGGACTTCAACCAGGTGACAGTGTTATGATATCAAATACACTTCGTGCTGCTGATGGTACTCCCGTTGCAGTTGTATCACATAAATAA